A genomic stretch from Setaria viridis chromosome 1, Setaria_viridis_v4.0, whole genome shotgun sequence includes:
- the LOC117841902 gene encoding kinesin-like protein KIN-14D isoform X1 — MGVPTFSAYDLERGELSAVVTCILALKDRFSSRLGEDHRSSAFLTRCDSEGGRRNMESKLQRVLSSPIMSEPYSPSFGADAYSPSRVFQPKQGYSDLPGCKISDLMKSSSLENAPTQSLLGVANSILDESIERKNGQIPYRTACLLRKVIVEIERRISTQAGHIRNQNNLIKAREEKYQSRIRVLEALACGASGQTHVERDKLEGKGQLAEDDMARLMQYEEDLVRLMKEKEDMIRLLKEKEDMIRLLKEKEDMVRLLKVKEDTGNLNNDKVDRLLKEKDDTVVRLTKENEDMVRLLKDKEDIIMLMKEKEDMFNVKDVTVEDTQQTTDESKDRLLKEKDAIVIQLTKEKEEMISSLKEKEDIIRLMKEKEDMVNLAGVEVSDRKQAIDDDRDRLIKENNDALARLTMEKEDITKLLKEKEDVIRLMKEKEDKTDTKKDNVEDRKQASGEDADRSIEEKGGINRLMKEKEDYSNTIMKLKQDLESLRSSHEESCKLLESKKGDVVKLLTDKEMNENIILKLRQELEATKKLHEAHSQQLETKAAKVNKELEQRIKEIELMLEDSTKRRRELEESAQSTIQFWKEKQIVVDNFVGLQVKNAQDLRLSSVSIRHEILNCQKRWFEELAGLGQNLKVVTNAAEKYHAALADNRKLFNEIQELKGNIRVYCRIRPFRPWEDEKSTSVEYIGENGELVLSNPTKKGKEGGKNFTFNKVFGPTTTQDMVFKDIQPLIRSVLDGYNVCIFAYGQTGSGKTYTMMGPENATEKEWGVNYRALNDLFNISHDRQDTIKYELGVQMVEIYNEQIRDLLGSGGSQKKLGIQNTTQPNGLAVPDATMCPVNSTSHVIELMQTGHNNRSMSATALNERSSRSHSVVTIHVQGQDLKTGNTLRGALHLVDLAGSERVDRSAVTGDRLKEAQHINKSLAALGDVIFSLSQKNAHVPYRNSKLTQVLQTSLGGHAKTLMFVQVNPDVLSYTETLSTLKFAERVSGVELGVARTNKEGKDVRELMDQLALLKDTISKKDDEIDRLQLVNSSNSRLKPTKHGDSLLKHSSSSPGMTSLGKVASFGSGAASNFDNFSDTSDRHSEAGSLLSTDENQQLGHSSANPEVSALGDVDSDGRLSDVSDGGISAGAETGSSVNNILDQEQEKTSSAGKERLAKAINRVQKLTVPKVGPASMRPKPRDPSAPRSSVATGVRRSTTTQATPPARASSTSKRVP, encoded by the exons ATGGGCGTGCCAACCTTCAGCGCCTACGACCTCGAGAGG GGGGAACTGTCAGCTGTCGTCACCTGCATTCTCGCTCTAAAGGACAGGTTCTCATCGCGCCTCGGCGAAGACCACCGCAGCTCTGCCTTCCTCACCAGGTGTGACAGCGAAGGAGGTCGGAGGAACATGGAATCCAAGCTGCAAAGGGTACTCTCGAGCCCCATCATGTCAG AGCCGTACTCTCCCTCCTTTGGAGCCGATGCATATTCGCCGTCACGGGTGTTTCAGCCGAAACAAGGATATTCTGATCTACCTGGTTGCAAAATTTCAGACTTGATGAAATCCTCCAGCTTGGAG AATGCTCCCACCCAGTCACTTTTGGGTGTTGCGAACAGCATCCTTGATGAGAGCATCGAGAGGAAGAATGGACAAATACCTTAT CGCACTGCTTGCCTTCTGAGGAAGGTCATAGTGGAGATTGAAAGGCGTATTTCTACTCAGGCTGGGCATATACGAAAT CAAAATAACCTGATTAAAGCTCGCGAAGAGAAGTATCAGTCAAGGATAAGAGTGCTAGAAGCCCTGGCTTGTGGGGCAAGTGGGCAAACACAT GTGGAGAGAGACAAACTTGAAGGCAAGGGGCAACTAGCAGAGGATGATATGGCTAGATTAATGCAGTACGAGGAAGACTTGGTAAGATtgatgaaagaaaaggaagatatGATTAGGTTGCTTaaagagaaggaagatatgATCAGGCTGCTGAAGGAAAAGGAAGATATGGTCAGATTGTTGAAGGTGAAGGAAGACACAGGCAACTTGAATAATGACAAGGTGGATAGGTTACTTAAGGAGAAGGATGATACTGTAGTTAGATTGACAAAAGAGAATGAAGACATGGTGCGGTTATTGAAGGACAAGGAGGATATAATTATGCTaatgaaggagaaggaagacatGTTTAATGTGAAAGATGTCACAGTTGAAGATACACAGCAAACAACAGATGAGAGCAAAGATAGGTTACTTAAGGAAAAGGATGCTATTGTAATTCAGttgacaaaagaaaaggaagaaatgaTTAGTTCGttgaaggagaaggaagatataATTAGATTAATGAAGGAAAAGGAAGATATGGTCAACTTAGCTGGTGTTGAGGTTAGTGATAGGAAGCAAGCAATAGATGATGACAGAGATAGGTTGATCAAGGAGAACAATGATGCCCTTGCTAGGTTAACTATGGAGAAGGAAGATATTACTAAGTTGCTGAAAGAGAAGGAGGATGTGATTAGATTGatgaaagagaaagaagataaaACTGACACAAAGAAAGACAATGTTGAAGACAGAAAACAGGCATCAGGTGAAGATGCAGACAGGTCAATAGAGGAGAAGGGTGGCATAAATAGGCTAATGAAAGAGAAGGAGGATTATAGCAATACAATTATGAAACTTAAGCAGGACTTGGAATCATTAAGGTCATCACATGAGGAGAGCTGCAAATTGTTAGAATCTAAGAAGGGAGATGTAGTTAAGCTTCTCACAGACAAGGAAATGAatgaaaatataattttgaAACTCAGGCAAGAACTTGAGGCAACCAAAAAGTTGCATGAGGCACATAGTCAGCAACTAGAGACCAAAGCTGCCAAAGTAAATAAGGAGTTGGAACAGAGGATAAAAGAAATAGAGCTTATGTTGGAAGATTCTACCAAGCGGAGAAGAGAACTTGAGGAATCAGCCCAATCTACAATCCAATTTTGGAAGGAGAAGCAAATAGTGGTAGACAATTTTGTGGGTTTGCAAGTAAAGAATGCTCAG GATTTGAGGCTATCTTCTGTTTCCATTAGGCATGAAATCCTAAATTGTCAAAAAAGATGGTTTGAAGAACTAGCTGGCCTTG GACAAAACCTTAAGGTGGTCACAAATGCTGCGGAAAAATATCATGCAGCTCTTGCAGATAATAGAAAATTATTCAATGAGATCCAAGAACTGAAAG GAAATATCAGAGTTTATTGCCGGATAAGACCTTTTCGACCCTGGGAGGATGAGAAGTCCACTTCAGTTGAATATATTGGCGAGAACGGTGAACTGGTTTTATCAAACCCtacaaagaaaggaaaggaaggagGCAAGAATTTCACATTCAACAAAGTTTTTGGCCCTACGACTACACAAG ATATGGTCTTCAAAGATATCCAACCACTAATTAGATCTGTTCTTGATGGCTACAACGTTTGCATTTTCGCATATGGTCAAACTGGATCAGGAAAAACATATACTATG ATGGGACCTGAAAACGCAACTGAGAAGGAATGGGGTGTCAATTATCGAGCACTAAATGACCTTTTCAATATCTCCCATGATCGGCAAGACACAATTAAGTATGAACTTGGTGTTCAAATGGTTGAGATCTACAATGAGCAAATCCGTGATCTTCTTGGTAGTGGTGGTTCACAGAAGAA ACTAGGGATCCAGAATACCACCCAGCCCAATGGACTCGCAGTTCCTGATGCAACAATGTGTCCTGTTAATTCGACTTCTCATGTTATTGAGCTAATGCAAACAGGGCACAACAATAGATCCATGAGTGCAACAGCCTTGAATGAGAGAAGCAGCAGGTCTCACAG TGTTGTGACCATCCATGTACAAGGCCAGGATTTGAAAACCGGAAACACTTTGCGTGGCGCTCTGCACCTTGTCGACCTTGCTGGAAGTGAAAGGGTGGACCGATCTGCGGTTACAGGAGACAGGCTCAAAGAAGCACAGCACATTAACAAGTCTTTGGCGGCTCTCGGGGATGTTATATTTTCTTTGTCACAAAAGAATGCTCATGTACCATACAGAAATAGCAAGCTTACACAAGTCTTACAAACTTCTTTGG GTGGGCATGCAAAGACCCTAATGTTTGTGCAAGTCAACCCAGATGTGTTGTCGTACACAGAGACTTTAAGTACACTGAAATTTGCTGAACGTGTATCTGGGGTGGAACTAGGTGTTGCAAGGACCAATAAGGAGGGAAAGGATGTCAGAGAACTAATGGATCAg CTTGCACTGCTCAAGGATACCATTTCAAAGAAGGATGATGAAATTGATCGGCTGCAACTAGTCAATAGTAGCAACTCTCGACTGAAGCCCACGAAACATGGTGACTCCCTGTTGAAGCATTCATCCTCTTCTCCAGGCATGACATCCCTAGGAAAGGTGGCAAGCTTTGGCAGTGGGGCTGCTTCCAATTTTGACAACTTCTCTGACACCAGTGACAGGCATTCTGAAGCTGGGTCCCTGCTCTCTACTGATGAAAACCAACAGCTGGGTCACAGCTCCGCTAATCCTGAGGTTTCTGCCCTTGGTGATGTTGATTCAGATGGAAGGTTAAGTGATGTATCAGATGGCGGTATATCAGCAGGTGCAGAAACTGGCAGTTCAGTGAACAACATTTTGGACCAAGAACAAGAGAAAACATCTAGTGCTGGAAAAGAGCGGTT AGCCAAAGCAATAAATCGAGTCCAGAAGCTAACAGTCCCAAAAGTAGGCCCAGCAAGCATGCGGCCTAAACCAAGAGATCCTTCTGCACCTAGATCTTCAG TGGCAACAGGTGTGCGAAGAAGTACCACCACTCAAGCAACTCCCCCAGCAAGAGCTAGCAGCACTTCAAAACGAGTACCATAG
- the LOC117841902 gene encoding kinesin-like protein KIN-14D isoform X3, giving the protein MARLMQYEEDLVRLMKEKEDMIRLLKEKEDMIRLLKEKEDMVRLLKVKEDTGNLNNDKVDRLLKEKDDTVVRLTKENEDMVRLLKDKEDIIMLMKEKEDMFNVKDVTVEDTQQTTDESKDRLLKEKDAIVIQLTKEKEEMISSLKEKEDIIRLMKEKEDMVNLAGVEVSDRKQAIDDDRDRLIKENNDALARLTMEKEDITKLLKEKEDVIRLMKEKEDKTDTKKDNVEDRKQASGEDADRSIEEKGGINRLMKEKEDYSNTIMKLKQDLESLRSSHEESCKLLESKKGDVVKLLTDKEMNENIILKLRQELEATKKLHEAHSQQLETKAAKVNKELEQRIKEIELMLEDSTKRRRELEESAQSTIQFWKEKQIVVDNFVGLQVKNAQDLRLSSVSIRHEILNCQKRWFEELAGLGQNLKVVTNAAEKYHAALADNRKLFNEIQELKGNIRVYCRIRPFRPWEDEKSTSVEYIGENGELVLSNPTKKGKEGGKNFTFNKVFGPTTTQDMVFKDIQPLIRSVLDGYNVCIFAYGQTGSGKTYTMMGPENATEKEWGVNYRALNDLFNISHDRQDTIKYELGVQMVEIYNEQIRDLLGSGGSQKKLGIQNTTQPNGLAVPDATMCPVNSTSHVIELMQTGHNNRSMSATALNERSSRSHSVVTIHVQGQDLKTGNTLRGALHLVDLAGSERVDRSAVTGDRLKEAQHINKSLAALGDVIFSLSQKNAHVPYRNSKLTQVLQTSLGGHAKTLMFVQVNPDVLSYTETLSTLKFAERVSGVELGVARTNKEGKDVRELMDQLALLKDTISKKDDEIDRLQLVNSSNSRLKPTKHGDSLLKHSSSSPGMTSLGKVASFGSGAASNFDNFSDTSDRHSEAGSLLSTDENQQLGHSSANPEVSALGDVDSDGRLSDVSDGGISAGAETGSSVNNILDQEQEKTSSAGKERLAKAINRVQKLTVPKVGPASMRPKPRDPSAPRSSVATGVRRSTTTQATPPARASSTSKRVP; this is encoded by the exons ATGGCTAGATTAATGCAGTACGAGGAAGACTTGGTAAGATtgatgaaagaaaaggaagatatGATTAGGTTGCTTaaagagaaggaagatatgATCAGGCTGCTGAAGGAAAAGGAAGATATGGTCAGATTGTTGAAGGTGAAGGAAGACACAGGCAACTTGAATAATGACAAGGTGGATAGGTTACTTAAGGAGAAGGATGATACTGTAGTTAGATTGACAAAAGAGAATGAAGACATGGTGCGGTTATTGAAGGACAAGGAGGATATAATTATGCTaatgaaggagaaggaagacatGTTTAATGTGAAAGATGTCACAGTTGAAGATACACAGCAAACAACAGATGAGAGCAAAGATAGGTTACTTAAGGAAAAGGATGCTATTGTAATTCAGttgacaaaagaaaaggaagaaatgaTTAGTTCGttgaaggagaaggaagatataATTAGATTAATGAAGGAAAAGGAAGATATGGTCAACTTAGCTGGTGTTGAGGTTAGTGATAGGAAGCAAGCAATAGATGATGACAGAGATAGGTTGATCAAGGAGAACAATGATGCCCTTGCTAGGTTAACTATGGAGAAGGAAGATATTACTAAGTTGCTGAAAGAGAAGGAGGATGTGATTAGATTGatgaaagagaaagaagataaaACTGACACAAAGAAAGACAATGTTGAAGACAGAAAACAGGCATCAGGTGAAGATGCAGACAGGTCAATAGAGGAGAAGGGTGGCATAAATAGGCTAATGAAAGAGAAGGAGGATTATAGCAATACAATTATGAAACTTAAGCAGGACTTGGAATCATTAAGGTCATCACATGAGGAGAGCTGCAAATTGTTAGAATCTAAGAAGGGAGATGTAGTTAAGCTTCTCACAGACAAGGAAATGAatgaaaatataattttgaAACTCAGGCAAGAACTTGAGGCAACCAAAAAGTTGCATGAGGCACATAGTCAGCAACTAGAGACCAAAGCTGCCAAAGTAAATAAGGAGTTGGAACAGAGGATAAAAGAAATAGAGCTTATGTTGGAAGATTCTACCAAGCGGAGAAGAGAACTTGAGGAATCAGCCCAATCTACAATCCAATTTTGGAAGGAGAAGCAAATAGTGGTAGACAATTTTGTGGGTTTGCAAGTAAAGAATGCTCAG GATTTGAGGCTATCTTCTGTTTCCATTAGGCATGAAATCCTAAATTGTCAAAAAAGATGGTTTGAAGAACTAGCTGGCCTTG GACAAAACCTTAAGGTGGTCACAAATGCTGCGGAAAAATATCATGCAGCTCTTGCAGATAATAGAAAATTATTCAATGAGATCCAAGAACTGAAAG GAAATATCAGAGTTTATTGCCGGATAAGACCTTTTCGACCCTGGGAGGATGAGAAGTCCACTTCAGTTGAATATATTGGCGAGAACGGTGAACTGGTTTTATCAAACCCtacaaagaaaggaaaggaaggagGCAAGAATTTCACATTCAACAAAGTTTTTGGCCCTACGACTACACAAG ATATGGTCTTCAAAGATATCCAACCACTAATTAGATCTGTTCTTGATGGCTACAACGTTTGCATTTTCGCATATGGTCAAACTGGATCAGGAAAAACATATACTATG ATGGGACCTGAAAACGCAACTGAGAAGGAATGGGGTGTCAATTATCGAGCACTAAATGACCTTTTCAATATCTCCCATGATCGGCAAGACACAATTAAGTATGAACTTGGTGTTCAAATGGTTGAGATCTACAATGAGCAAATCCGTGATCTTCTTGGTAGTGGTGGTTCACAGAAGAA ACTAGGGATCCAGAATACCACCCAGCCCAATGGACTCGCAGTTCCTGATGCAACAATGTGTCCTGTTAATTCGACTTCTCATGTTATTGAGCTAATGCAAACAGGGCACAACAATAGATCCATGAGTGCAACAGCCTTGAATGAGAGAAGCAGCAGGTCTCACAG TGTTGTGACCATCCATGTACAAGGCCAGGATTTGAAAACCGGAAACACTTTGCGTGGCGCTCTGCACCTTGTCGACCTTGCTGGAAGTGAAAGGGTGGACCGATCTGCGGTTACAGGAGACAGGCTCAAAGAAGCACAGCACATTAACAAGTCTTTGGCGGCTCTCGGGGATGTTATATTTTCTTTGTCACAAAAGAATGCTCATGTACCATACAGAAATAGCAAGCTTACACAAGTCTTACAAACTTCTTTGG GTGGGCATGCAAAGACCCTAATGTTTGTGCAAGTCAACCCAGATGTGTTGTCGTACACAGAGACTTTAAGTACACTGAAATTTGCTGAACGTGTATCTGGGGTGGAACTAGGTGTTGCAAGGACCAATAAGGAGGGAAAGGATGTCAGAGAACTAATGGATCAg CTTGCACTGCTCAAGGATACCATTTCAAAGAAGGATGATGAAATTGATCGGCTGCAACTAGTCAATAGTAGCAACTCTCGACTGAAGCCCACGAAACATGGTGACTCCCTGTTGAAGCATTCATCCTCTTCTCCAGGCATGACATCCCTAGGAAAGGTGGCAAGCTTTGGCAGTGGGGCTGCTTCCAATTTTGACAACTTCTCTGACACCAGTGACAGGCATTCTGAAGCTGGGTCCCTGCTCTCTACTGATGAAAACCAACAGCTGGGTCACAGCTCCGCTAATCCTGAGGTTTCTGCCCTTGGTGATGTTGATTCAGATGGAAGGTTAAGTGATGTATCAGATGGCGGTATATCAGCAGGTGCAGAAACTGGCAGTTCAGTGAACAACATTTTGGACCAAGAACAAGAGAAAACATCTAGTGCTGGAAAAGAGCGGTT AGCCAAAGCAATAAATCGAGTCCAGAAGCTAACAGTCCCAAAAGTAGGCCCAGCAAGCATGCGGCCTAAACCAAGAGATCCTTCTGCACCTAGATCTTCAG TGGCAACAGGTGTGCGAAGAAGTACCACCACTCAAGCAACTCCCCCAGCAAGAGCTAGCAGCACTTCAAAACGAGTACCATAG
- the LOC117841902 gene encoding kinesin-like protein KIN-14D isoform X2, translated as MGVPTFSAYDLERGELSAVVTCILALKDRFSSRLGEDHRSSAFLTRCDSEGGRRNMESKLQRVLSSPIMSEPYSPSFGADAYSPSRVFQPKQGYSDLPGCKISDLMKSSSLENAPTQSLLGVANSILDESIERKNGQIPYRTACLLRKVIVEIERRISTQAGHIRNQNNLIKAREEKYQSRIRVLEALACGASGQTHVERDKLEGKGQLAEDDMARLMQYEEDLVRLMKEKEDMIRLLKEKEDMIRLLKEKEDMVRLLKVKEDTGNLNNDKVDRLLKEKDDTVVRLTKENEDMVRLLKDKEDIIMLMKEKEDMFNVKDVTVEDTQQTTDESKDRLLKEKDAIVIQLTKEKEEMISSLKEKEDIIRLMKEKEDMVNLAGVEVSDRKQAIDDDRDRLIKENNDALARLTMEKEDITKLLKEKEDVIRLMKEKEDKTDTKKDNVEDRKQASGEDADRSIEEKGGINRLMKEKEDYSNTIMKLKQDLESLRSSHEESCKLLESKKGDVVKLLTDKEMNENIILKLRQELEATKKLHEAHSQQLETKAAKVNKELEQRIKEIELMLEDSTKRRRELEESAQSTIQFWKEKQIVVDNFVGLQVKNAQDLRLSSVSIRHEILNCQKRWFEELAGLGQNLKVVTNAAEKYHAALADNRKLFNEIQELKGNIRVYCRIRPFRPWEDEKSTSVEYIGENGELVLSNPTKKGKEGGKNFTFNKVFGPTTTQDMVFKDIQPLIRSVLDGYNVCIFAYGQTGSGKTYTMMGPENATEKEWGVNYRALNDLFNISHDRQDTIKYELGVQMVEIYNEQIRDLLGSGGSQKKLGIQNTTQPNGLAVPDATMCPVNSTSHVIELMQTGHNNRSMSATALNERSSRSHSVVTIHVQGQDLKTGNTLRGALHLVDLAGSERVDRSAVTGDRLKEAQHINKSLAALGDVIFSLSQKNAHVPYRNSKLTQVLQTSLGGHAKTLMFVQVNPDVLSYTETLSTLKFAERVSGVELGVARTNKEGKDVRELMDQLALLKDTISKKDDEIDRLQLVNSSNSRLKPTKHGDSLLKHSSSSPGMTSLGKVASFGSGAASNFDNFSDTSDRHSEAGSLLSTDENQQLGHSSANPEVSALGDVDSDGRLSDVSDGGISAGAETGSSVNNILDQEQEKTSSAGKERLAKAINRVQKLTVPKVGPASMRPKPRDPSAPRSSGVRRSTTTQATPPARASSTSKRVP; from the exons ATGGGCGTGCCAACCTTCAGCGCCTACGACCTCGAGAGG GGGGAACTGTCAGCTGTCGTCACCTGCATTCTCGCTCTAAAGGACAGGTTCTCATCGCGCCTCGGCGAAGACCACCGCAGCTCTGCCTTCCTCACCAGGTGTGACAGCGAAGGAGGTCGGAGGAACATGGAATCCAAGCTGCAAAGGGTACTCTCGAGCCCCATCATGTCAG AGCCGTACTCTCCCTCCTTTGGAGCCGATGCATATTCGCCGTCACGGGTGTTTCAGCCGAAACAAGGATATTCTGATCTACCTGGTTGCAAAATTTCAGACTTGATGAAATCCTCCAGCTTGGAG AATGCTCCCACCCAGTCACTTTTGGGTGTTGCGAACAGCATCCTTGATGAGAGCATCGAGAGGAAGAATGGACAAATACCTTAT CGCACTGCTTGCCTTCTGAGGAAGGTCATAGTGGAGATTGAAAGGCGTATTTCTACTCAGGCTGGGCATATACGAAAT CAAAATAACCTGATTAAAGCTCGCGAAGAGAAGTATCAGTCAAGGATAAGAGTGCTAGAAGCCCTGGCTTGTGGGGCAAGTGGGCAAACACAT GTGGAGAGAGACAAACTTGAAGGCAAGGGGCAACTAGCAGAGGATGATATGGCTAGATTAATGCAGTACGAGGAAGACTTGGTAAGATtgatgaaagaaaaggaagatatGATTAGGTTGCTTaaagagaaggaagatatgATCAGGCTGCTGAAGGAAAAGGAAGATATGGTCAGATTGTTGAAGGTGAAGGAAGACACAGGCAACTTGAATAATGACAAGGTGGATAGGTTACTTAAGGAGAAGGATGATACTGTAGTTAGATTGACAAAAGAGAATGAAGACATGGTGCGGTTATTGAAGGACAAGGAGGATATAATTATGCTaatgaaggagaaggaagacatGTTTAATGTGAAAGATGTCACAGTTGAAGATACACAGCAAACAACAGATGAGAGCAAAGATAGGTTACTTAAGGAAAAGGATGCTATTGTAATTCAGttgacaaaagaaaaggaagaaatgaTTAGTTCGttgaaggagaaggaagatataATTAGATTAATGAAGGAAAAGGAAGATATGGTCAACTTAGCTGGTGTTGAGGTTAGTGATAGGAAGCAAGCAATAGATGATGACAGAGATAGGTTGATCAAGGAGAACAATGATGCCCTTGCTAGGTTAACTATGGAGAAGGAAGATATTACTAAGTTGCTGAAAGAGAAGGAGGATGTGATTAGATTGatgaaagagaaagaagataaaACTGACACAAAGAAAGACAATGTTGAAGACAGAAAACAGGCATCAGGTGAAGATGCAGACAGGTCAATAGAGGAGAAGGGTGGCATAAATAGGCTAATGAAAGAGAAGGAGGATTATAGCAATACAATTATGAAACTTAAGCAGGACTTGGAATCATTAAGGTCATCACATGAGGAGAGCTGCAAATTGTTAGAATCTAAGAAGGGAGATGTAGTTAAGCTTCTCACAGACAAGGAAATGAatgaaaatataattttgaAACTCAGGCAAGAACTTGAGGCAACCAAAAAGTTGCATGAGGCACATAGTCAGCAACTAGAGACCAAAGCTGCCAAAGTAAATAAGGAGTTGGAACAGAGGATAAAAGAAATAGAGCTTATGTTGGAAGATTCTACCAAGCGGAGAAGAGAACTTGAGGAATCAGCCCAATCTACAATCCAATTTTGGAAGGAGAAGCAAATAGTGGTAGACAATTTTGTGGGTTTGCAAGTAAAGAATGCTCAG GATTTGAGGCTATCTTCTGTTTCCATTAGGCATGAAATCCTAAATTGTCAAAAAAGATGGTTTGAAGAACTAGCTGGCCTTG GACAAAACCTTAAGGTGGTCACAAATGCTGCGGAAAAATATCATGCAGCTCTTGCAGATAATAGAAAATTATTCAATGAGATCCAAGAACTGAAAG GAAATATCAGAGTTTATTGCCGGATAAGACCTTTTCGACCCTGGGAGGATGAGAAGTCCACTTCAGTTGAATATATTGGCGAGAACGGTGAACTGGTTTTATCAAACCCtacaaagaaaggaaaggaaggagGCAAGAATTTCACATTCAACAAAGTTTTTGGCCCTACGACTACACAAG ATATGGTCTTCAAAGATATCCAACCACTAATTAGATCTGTTCTTGATGGCTACAACGTTTGCATTTTCGCATATGGTCAAACTGGATCAGGAAAAACATATACTATG ATGGGACCTGAAAACGCAACTGAGAAGGAATGGGGTGTCAATTATCGAGCACTAAATGACCTTTTCAATATCTCCCATGATCGGCAAGACACAATTAAGTATGAACTTGGTGTTCAAATGGTTGAGATCTACAATGAGCAAATCCGTGATCTTCTTGGTAGTGGTGGTTCACAGAAGAA ACTAGGGATCCAGAATACCACCCAGCCCAATGGACTCGCAGTTCCTGATGCAACAATGTGTCCTGTTAATTCGACTTCTCATGTTATTGAGCTAATGCAAACAGGGCACAACAATAGATCCATGAGTGCAACAGCCTTGAATGAGAGAAGCAGCAGGTCTCACAG TGTTGTGACCATCCATGTACAAGGCCAGGATTTGAAAACCGGAAACACTTTGCGTGGCGCTCTGCACCTTGTCGACCTTGCTGGAAGTGAAAGGGTGGACCGATCTGCGGTTACAGGAGACAGGCTCAAAGAAGCACAGCACATTAACAAGTCTTTGGCGGCTCTCGGGGATGTTATATTTTCTTTGTCACAAAAGAATGCTCATGTACCATACAGAAATAGCAAGCTTACACAAGTCTTACAAACTTCTTTGG GTGGGCATGCAAAGACCCTAATGTTTGTGCAAGTCAACCCAGATGTGTTGTCGTACACAGAGACTTTAAGTACACTGAAATTTGCTGAACGTGTATCTGGGGTGGAACTAGGTGTTGCAAGGACCAATAAGGAGGGAAAGGATGTCAGAGAACTAATGGATCAg CTTGCACTGCTCAAGGATACCATTTCAAAGAAGGATGATGAAATTGATCGGCTGCAACTAGTCAATAGTAGCAACTCTCGACTGAAGCCCACGAAACATGGTGACTCCCTGTTGAAGCATTCATCCTCTTCTCCAGGCATGACATCCCTAGGAAAGGTGGCAAGCTTTGGCAGTGGGGCTGCTTCCAATTTTGACAACTTCTCTGACACCAGTGACAGGCATTCTGAAGCTGGGTCCCTGCTCTCTACTGATGAAAACCAACAGCTGGGTCACAGCTCCGCTAATCCTGAGGTTTCTGCCCTTGGTGATGTTGATTCAGATGGAAGGTTAAGTGATGTATCAGATGGCGGTATATCAGCAGGTGCAGAAACTGGCAGTTCAGTGAACAACATTTTGGACCAAGAACAAGAGAAAACATCTAGTGCTGGAAAAGAGCGGTT AGCCAAAGCAATAAATCGAGTCCAGAAGCTAACAGTCCCAAAAGTAGGCCCAGCAAGCATGCGGCCTAAACCAAGAGATCCTTCTGCACCTAGATCTTCAG GTGTGCGAAGAAGTACCACCACTCAAGCAACTCCCCCAGCAAGAGCTAGCAGCACTTCAAAACGAGTACCATAG